TGCTTGTCATTCATGTGCTCAGAACCCATAATTACAATGTTTTTGACTCCAATTGAAGGGCACATAGCAGGAAACACAGCAGGAAGGTGTCTCTCCTTGACCAGCGCAAGAAGCTGCTTTACAGACACGCCTGTTTTCCACACGTCACTCAAACACAGAAGCAGGAAACTATTTCAACTGCTCAGTTCAGAGAAACAGAAACTGAAAGTATTGTTGagctgttgtgtgtttgtgtctctctGTATTCATGCAGTAAAATGGCAGAAGCCAGATTTTCTCAAGATGAGTTCACATGTCCAGTGTGTCTGGATCTCCTGAAGGATCCAGTGGCCATTCCCtgtggacacagttactgtaTGAGCTGTATTACGGACTGCTGGGATCAGGAGGATGAGAAGAGAGTCTACAGCTGCCCTCAGTGCAAACAGACCTTCAGTCCAAGACCTGCTTTAGGTAAAAACACCATTCTGGCTGAAATGGTGGAGAAACTGAAGAAGACTAAACTTCCTGCTGACTGTTACGCTGGAGCTGGAGACGTGCAGTGTGACATCTGTACTGGAAGAAAATACAAAGCTGTCAAGTCCTGTCTGGTGTGTCAGGAGTCTTTCTGTCAAACTCATTTTGACCGTCATGAGGAATATCACTCTCGTAAACCACACAAAGTGATCGATGCCACTGGACGACTGCAGGACATGATCTGCCGTAAACATGATAAAGAGCTAGAAATGTACTGTATCACTGATCAACAATGCATCTGTGTGTGGTGTAAGGAGTCTGAACATAAAAACCACAACACTGTATCAACTGCAGCacagaggacagagaaacaggTATGAACTGAGAGAGATTGTTCAAGCAAAAATGAAAGTGCTGTCTTCATCCGTCATGACGTTGAGAtgagatgatattttgaagaaagtctCATCTGTTTTAGTCTGtacattgaaagtcaatggggtacAAAAGTTTCAAGCTCAAAAAAGGAGACAAAAGCATTTAATTAATCTAAACTACTCCAGTGGCCCAGGGGCCATAGCTGTAGCTAGCTCCATTAGTGGAGCTCGACTCGCCCCTTAGTCTGCAGCCAGCTCCTATTGCTTTGCACCTGTCTACTAACATGAcgtatttttctgtatttggctCAAATGTTCAAGTGGGCGTGAAGATTGCGAGTGTGTATATAACTTTTGATTACCCAATGGGATACAGAGTTTACAGAGTGtttacagggttttttttttaattgttattttcaatactttgcattttaaaatgcacttcTAAATGTCTGTTCAGTGGTCTCTATGTAACTAACAAAAGACACAATTTAAAAATTGTGGTGCTTCTTTAAGTGATAACAAGTAGTTGCAAATGTTGTACAAAATACACATAGCCTACTCATCTTTGTACcaataaaatgtgcaacactttatgttttactaccaaattatgtgtaatatataattaattttttgacatCTCTGCACTTGGGCATTTTTAAGATGTTGGACAGTCTTGCACACTTACTTCCTAAAACTTTAGGGTGAAATATTCATAATCTATTCAAATCTAGATACTGGTGAAATATTGCTGACATTTCAGTTTCATATTCATTCATAATCTCATTTCAGGAAATCATGAATCTGTGGTTTGAACCTACAGTATAAACTTGTGCATTTAACCCTCCACCAATTCTGGATGTAgctttaatttttgtgtgataGTAGTTTTACGTGTCATTTCCTGTTATTGGTTCATCCTCCAGAAACAGCTGAAGGAGACGCAGATGAAGATCCGTCAGAGAATCCAGCAGAGACAGAAAGATGTTCAGCAGCTGAGAGAGGCTGTGGAGTCTCATAAGGTGAGTCTGGAGAAGAAGAGAAGTTTGAGACGTCTCAGTTTGGACTCTGTCAGTCCCGCTGAAGCCACTGTGTGATTGTGATGTGTGTCCTAACAGCGCTCTGCACAGACAGCAGTGGAGGACAGTGAGAAGATCTTTACTGAGCTCATCCGCTCCATTGAGAGAAGCCGCTCTGAGGTCACACagctgatcagagatcaggaaaaGGATGCAGTGAGTCGAGCTGAAGGACGAGTGGAGCGACTGGAGCAGGAGATCAATGATCTGAGGAGGAGAGACGCTGAGCTGGAgcagctttcacacacacatgatCACATCCATTTCCTGCAGGTAACAGAGATCTAGAAGAACAGGATCATAGTGGACTTGAGCAAGAGAAACATTTCATGAGAGCAGAATGAGACATTgactgagatgttgtcaggaATACAGTCAGATTCAGTCCAGTGTTTGTTATCATATAATCATCAGTCAGACTCTCATCTGATCAACTTCTGTTTAAAGAGAGACAACACTTACAAAGACATGGAAAATCTTATAGGAAACATTTTTTGAGCTCTTTCTTTAATAACTAATTTTTCCTTCTGATTTCTTCTGTCATGAAATCAGTGAACTTGATGGTATCAATTTCCACCCAACTAgatttttcataatatttttaatgaaatcttttATTTGTACTACAATATTTTCAGCAATTGCCACCAAAATTGGGTCAGGTGATCTTCAAAcctgaaaagatttttattttcattatctgTTTGCCTGTAACACATTGATGAAATTGCCCATGAAGACTCCAAACAGGAAGTGAGGCTGAATATTAGCAATGCTTGTTAAAACCAAACAAAACCTCACCTTGATATCATGCCGTAAGGGTCCTCGTGAAGTTTCAGTGCCACTATCAGTCAAAAGTTACAAATAATTGTCAATCTACTCGTAGCCTTTGGACTGCTTTCCCTCAAATCTTCTCAACCCTAAAATGTGACTCCCCTTACGAATAAGAAGTATACTTCaagttaattttatgaagtatacttaagtaatgttcaagtatgttttaagtatactttaagtAGTAAGTATACTAATGTCAGTGTACTAGTATAAACTTGTGAAGTGTACTATTTCTATACTGCTTGGAACTAAATTGGCCCAAATTtagtatataaaaagtatacATTCAAGTATACTATAAGTGTAAAAATAGTAAACTTTAAGTGCATAACTAGTTCACAACTACATTTCTCATTTGTACTTCATCTATACTACTAGTGAACTTATAAGTAagtagtttactattttaatactagtagcacattttttagtttatgaaaTTATGCACtcagtaaactactagtttagtagttttatattgcaagtatacttgtaagttttctttaagtgaacataacaTCATACTTACAGTTTActatttatacattatttttgcactttagGTATACTACTATGTTACAATTTAAGAAGgcctatacatttttttatacttgaaatatacatttaactgtattaacattttattctagcttcatgaaTCACccatcaacacttgaatgtgggcaaaagtttcatttaaaaaggtaacatttcaaacaaaaagctgagaaaatagAATTTTTGTCAGACTTCGTTCCGATGTGATTAAGAACGATTATTAAAATAGATGGAGTAGATCGAGTCAATCAGTATCTCCAAAGCTTCACAGTCCTATAGCTCGTACTAGgttgacatttcattcagtaacattaggcagtttttgatatgctgtttaatgtttgatggtCGCGTTATTTCACATTTGTGTGAGCAATCTTCTAGCACTTGCTTGTGCTTCTTCTtctcctgtgttttgatccagagattctgtaattcagaagatgtgtaatagcaAGTTTATAAGACTGTTTATACAActaggtgaaaaaaagtatatttaatagGCTTATCCATCAAAAGATTAAACATAACTACAAGCCAAGTATACTTAGAACACTTGAGTCCAAGTAAGGGCCAAATATGCTTAAACTTTTCTGTCAGTATAAGTCAAGTATACTtgcaattttaagtatatttctgagaagtatataaaaagtatacTGAATATACTGAATATACTGAGTatcctattttttttattttaaaagaagtatacttGCACTCTTGAATAAGCTTCTTTTTTCGTAAGGGTCCATTTCATAGAAAGTTCAccttttaaaagtatattttttaaaacactgtagataatataatattaataaaataaaaggccacttacaGAGAGATACTTTCATGATTACGTTTCttaacacattttaaagtaGATTTTTTAAGTGCACATtgtaataaagtaaaattaaacattttaatttgaacattttaaatcattatgttttattaatcttttgtcatgttttaaagaagtgcacttattttgacgtgttgactaacatactaaagcacatgtaacatacttgattataattttaactctAGTATGTTATTCAATATTGCATTTAAAGttactatattttaaatgtactatattttactAATATgtctaatatatttaataatattgctaatatatttaaacacatcacaaacaagtttcaatagaaatgacattaaagtatattttagtttatcaTAAATGTTTGTTAGTTCATGTAGCAGTAACcataaccatatttcaaagttAATAGAATTATGAATTACTTAAATCCTACTTAAATGGGTCAAAAAGTGCTCTAAATATTAGCtaactgcatttaatataaatttaaactattatACATTGATTAAAGTATAAttactttataattttttatataataataataataattaagtgTCAAAAAGCATTAAGCTgctcttaaatatatatttttaattatatcatTCCTGTAATAATTTAAAAGTATGGTAAAATGCACTTTTCATGACACTTCATGACAGGAGTGTAAGTGTGAAATACTAGAGCTTGTAGCATTAAataatgaacatgagaagaaaGTATCCAATTGTGTGAAAGTGCTGGATTAGTTAATGATTAGTTTGTGGTTAGATTGTGTGAAGTTACTGAAGATCATCAAGAGCCGCACAGATCTGATATAGCGCAGGTTATTGTCTGAAGTTTTGATTTGTGTTTTCTGTAGAGTTTCCAGTCTCTCTCAGCACCTCCTGAATCTACAGACGAATCCGACGATCCCTTCAGTTTTCTCTGCTCTTTTGATGACATGAGAGAATCTGTCCGTCAACTGAGAGACAAACTGGAGGATTTCTGCAAAGAGGAGATCAAGAAGATCTCTGACAGAGGTAAAGTCATTATACAGACGTGTGTAGAAAGATCCGAAATGTGACTGGAGAACAGTTTCTGAAATGTTCCTGTGATTTATAAAATGTCTATGTGCACAAatcttaaattacatttttcaaagtTTATCTTAAATCAAGTGTAATGTGAACAAGACCATCAAATCCACCTTCAGAATGGCCACAAATATCCCTTGATGGTTCAGAAGTACGGCACTCATGATCATGAGAAAGTGTTTATACATGATGTAGGATGAAATTCATGGAATTTAGGATCAAATCCAATACGTGTGTTTTATAAATGAAGCCCCTGGAGATTCATCTGCTCTCAGAAATGATCCTCCATCATCTAATATCATAGAGCATCATATTAGAAATGTCTTAgaaatgaatgtattttatCTTGTCATTTCTCTTCACACTGTTCATGTCTGTTTATTTCCACAGTCACTTTCCCCAACATGAATCCCAAGACCAGGAACGACTTCCTACTGTGTAAGTCACtaagaaaacaagcagaaaaaCTCACTGAATATGTTCATGCGTCAGTTTGGTCAGGCAAAAATGAGAAAAGGATCTAATTGCagctgttttaattttaaagtctgcgtgaaccggaagttgcaaacaacTTTTCTCCaatgttgtgacgtatttccaggtgaaacggaatattgaatagagggcagagttttgcTTTGgcactcctcctctccatctcaaCTCTCAGGAAAGAGTTGAATAATTGATCATGTAAATGATGATTCAGGATATCTGGTCAGCTGTACTGAGACACTGATGATACACTGAACATTGAGtcatgaagagttcagatacaTTAAAAGATCAGATTCATAATTCCTGATTCTGATGTGTTTCtctccatcagattcccatcagctcactctggatctgaacacagtgAACGAACACGTCCGTCTGTCTGAGAGGAACAGAGTGATTACTTACACTGACACAGTCCAgccgtatcctgatcatccagacagatttaATGAGAGGTctcaggtgttgtgtagagagagtgtgtgtggacgctgttactgggagattgagGGGAGTGGGAGTGTGTgtatatcagtgtcatataagagcatcagcaggaaaGGATGGGGTCGTGAGTGTGGATTTGGATataatgatcagtcctggaTGTTGTACTGCTATTACTCCAGTTATTCATTCTATCACAATAAGATAGAGACTGATCTCCCTGTAAAGTCCATCAGTGGtagaataggagtgtatgtggatcacagtgca
The window above is part of the Chanodichthys erythropterus isolate Z2021 chromosome 3, ASM2448905v1, whole genome shotgun sequence genome. Proteins encoded here:
- the LOC137017913 gene encoding tripartite motif-containing protein 16-like isoform X2, which produces MAEARFSQDEFTCPVCLDLLKDPVAIPCGHSYCMSCITDCWDQEDEKRVYSCPQCKQTFSPRPALGKNTILAEMVEKLKKTKLPADCYAGAGDVQCDICTGRKYKAVKSCLVCQESFCQTHFDRHEEYHSRKPHKVIDATGRLQDMICRKHDKELEMYCITDQQCICVWCKESEHKNHNTVSTAAQRTEKQKQLKETQMKIRQRIQQRQKDVQQLREAVESHKTAVEDSEKIFTELIRSIERSRSEVTQLIRDQEKDAVSRAEGRVERLEQEINDLRRRDAELEQLSHTHDHIHFLQSFQSLSAPPESTDESDDPFSFLCSFDDMRESVRQLRDKLEDFCKEEIKKISDRVTFPNMNPKTRNDFLLYSHQLTLDLNTVNEHVRLSERNRVITYTDTVQPYPDHPDRFNERSQVLCRESVCGRCYWEIEGSGSVCISVSYKSISRKGWGRECGFGYNDQSWMLYCYYSSYSFYHNKIETDLPVKSISGRIGVYVDHSAGTLSFYSVSDTMSLIHTVQTTFTQPLYPGFTVWSGSSVKLC
- the LOC137017913 gene encoding tripartite motif-containing protein 16-like isoform X1, which gives rise to MAEARFSQDEFTCPVCLDLLKDPVAIPCGHSYCMSCITDCWDQEDEKRVYSCPQCKQTFSPRPALGKNTILAEMVEKLKKTKLPADCYAGAGDVQCDICTGRKYKAVKSCLVCQESFCQTHFDRHEEYHSRKPHKVIDATGRLQDMICRKHDKELEMYCITDQQCICVWCKESEHKNHNTVSTAAQRTEKQKQLKETQMKIRQRIQQRQKDVQQLREAVESHKRSAQTAVEDSEKIFTELIRSIERSRSEVTQLIRDQEKDAVSRAEGRVERLEQEINDLRRRDAELEQLSHTHDHIHFLQSFQSLSAPPESTDESDDPFSFLCSFDDMRESVRQLRDKLEDFCKEEIKKISDRVTFPNMNPKTRNDFLLYSHQLTLDLNTVNEHVRLSERNRVITYTDTVQPYPDHPDRFNERSQVLCRESVCGRCYWEIEGSGSVCISVSYKSISRKGWGRECGFGYNDQSWMLYCYYSSYSFYHNKIETDLPVKSISGRIGVYVDHSAGTLSFYSVSDTMSLIHTVQTTFTQPLYPGFTVWSGSSVKLC